A single window of Pyrus communis chromosome 10, drPyrComm1.1, whole genome shotgun sequence DNA harbors:
- the LOC137748239 gene encoding LEAF RUST 10 DISEASE-RESISTANCEUS RECEPTOR-LIKE PROTEIN KINASE-like 2.4, whose amino-acid sequence MAAGRVLPLTASLFKVFLVVGFFCVVCSAKDDRHHCTSTCGNIPNISYPFRLKHDPGNCGDQRYNLSCENNRTVLYLCSGKYYVQAINYDNYTIRVVDANLREGDCSSLPHYSLAENKWDSQISRHHPYSICQITGKTRWSFPYLQTQTDCVELSKPIIFMTCETPVNSPVYVDTAPCTSPMRNSSGHGFVKIGHLNASDMRDLCRIDLTVATSWPGAKDMNVSYIDIHKELVYGFELSWLQSKRRPHSWSTCYIDNDTKKVNCDYGSSLTNMIIYNILIPNMALGLDIIIWYVLPARTLLGISCLIVLLIYKWKRRHLSMYVLIEEFLQSHNNLMPIRYSYSDIKKMTRGFKSKLGEGGFGSVYKGKLRSGRFVAIKMLDKSKANGQDFINEVGTIGRIHHVNVVQLIGYCAEGSKRALVYEFMSNGSLDRHIFPKEGSIPLSCMMSFEISLGVARGVDYLHRGCDMQIFHFDIKPHNILLDDNFVPKVSDFGLARLCPLDDSSLTLTAARGTIGYIAPELFYKNIGSVSNRADIYSFGMLLMEIAGRRKNLNAVAAHTSQIYFPSWVYDQFSKGNDVEIENAIEEEKEITKKMLIVALWCIQMKPSDRPTSMNKVVEMLEGEIECIEMPPKPFLYPQEKPVVDDEDDSETTWSSGLSKDDVEESPSLIQNANEIM is encoded by the exons ATGGCTGCAGGAAGAGTGTTACCCCTTACAGCTAGTTTATTCAAAGTATTTCTAGTTGTTGGTTTTTTCTGTGTAGTTTGCAGTGCTAAGGATGATCGTCATCACTGTACTTCTACCTGTGGAAACATCCCCAACATAAGCTACCCTTTCCGACTGAAACATGACCCAGGCAACTGCGGTGACCAAAGGTATAATCTGTCTTGCGAGAACAATCGAACTGTATTGTATTTGTGTTCAGGAAAATACTATGTCCAGGCAATCAATTATGATAACTACACAATCCGAGTTGTGGACGCCAATCTTCGTGAGGGTGACTGCTCTTCATTGCCTCATTATTCATTGGCAGAAAATAAATGGGATAGCCAAATTAGTAGACATCATCCATATAGCATTTGTCAAATCACAGGCAAAACGAGATGGAGTTTCCCTTATCTCCAGACTCAGACAGATTGCGTAGAACTATCGAAGCCAATAATTTTCATGACCTGTGAAACCCCAGTGAATTCTCCTGTCTATGTGGATACTGCACCTTGCACTAGTCCTATGCGTAACTCAAGTGGCCATGGTTTTGTAAAGATTGGTCATTTAAATGCCTCAGATATGAGGGATTTGTGCCGAATAGATCTTACAGTTGCGACATCATGGCCTGGTGCAAAGGACATGAACGTCTCCTACATAGACATCCACAAAGAGCTAGTCTATGGGTTTGAACTTTCATGGCTGCAGAGCAAACGCAGACCTCATAGTTGGAGTACTTGCTACATCGACAACGATACAAAGAAAGTCAATTGCGATTATGGCAGTA GCTTAACGAATATGATCATTTACAACATCCTAATAC CTAATATGGCTTTGGGGCTTGACATCATTA TATGGTATGTCCTTCCAGCAAGAACTCTACTCGGCATTTCATGTTTGATTGTTCTTTTAATCTATAAATGGAAAAGGCGGCACTTATCAATGTATGTCCTAATTGAAGAGTTCTTGCAAAGTCACAACAACCTCATGCCAATAAGGTACTCCTACTCCGACATCAAGAAAATGACCAGAGGATTTAAGAGCAAATTGGGTGAAGGAGGTTTCGGCTCTGTCTACAAAGGAAAGCTTCGTAGCGGCCGCTTTGTGGCAATTAAGATGCTGGATAAGTCCAAAGCTAATGGACAAGATTTTATCAATGAAGTTGGTACCATAGGAAGGATTCATCATGTAAATGTGGTGCAACTAATTGGCTATTGTGCTGAGGGGTCAAAGCGTGCTCTTGTATATGAGTTCATGTCAAACGGATCACTTGATAGACACATATTTCCTAAAGAAGGGAGCATACCCTTGTCTTGCATGATGTCATTTGAAATCTCACTCGGGGTAGCTCGTGGTGTTGACTATCTCCATCGAGGATGTGACAtgcaaatttttcattttgatatcaAGCCTCACAACATTCTTCTTGACGACAATTTTGTTCCTAAGGTTTCTGACTTTGGGCTAGCTAGACTATGTCCATTAGATGATAGCAGCTTAACCTTGACTGCAGCACGAGGAACTATTGGATACATTGCCCCTGAGTTGTTCTACAAAAACATTGGAAGTGTGTCTAACAGAGCAGACATCTATAGTTTTGGAATGTTGCTGATGGAAATTGCAGGCAGAAGAAAGAATTTGAATGCAGTTGCTGCACATACTAGCCAAATTTACTTTCCTTCATGGGTTTATGACCAATTCAGCAAAGGAAACGATGTGGAAATTGAAAATGCCATTGaagaggaaaaggaaataaCAAAGAAGATGCTTATAGTTGCGCTATGGTGCATCCAAATGAAGCCTAGTGACCGTCCTACTTCGATGAACAAAGTAGTAGAGATGCTCGAAGGAGAAATTGAATGTATTGAAATGCCTCCAAAGCCCTTCCTATATCCACAAGAGAAGCCAGTGGTGGATGATGAAGACGATTCAGAAACAACGTGGTCATCTGGACTTTCGAAAGATGATGTCGAAGAGTCACCAAGTTTAATTCAAAATGCTAATGAAATAATGTAG
- the LOC137749053 gene encoding rust resistance kinase Lr10-like, translating into MYVLIEEFLQSHNNLMPIRYSYSDIKKMTRGFKDKLGEGGYGSVYKGKLRSGRFVAIKMLGKSKANGQDFINEVGTIGRIHHVNVVQLIGYCAEGSKRALVYEFMSNGSLDKHIFPKEGLISLRCKRAFEISLGVARGIDYLHQGCDMKILHFDIKPHNILLNDNYVPKVSDFGLARLCPADDSSLTLTAARGTIGYIAPELFYKNIGGVSNKADIYSFGMLLMEIAGKRKNLNVAAHSSQIYFPSWVYDQFSEGNDIESEGATEEENEITKKMLIVALWCIQMKPSDRPASMNKVVEMLEGEIGCLEMPPKPFLYPQEKPVLDDEDDSETTWSSGPSKDEVEESQSLIQDANEIM; encoded by the coding sequence ATGTATGTCCTTATTGAAGAATTCTTACAAAGTCACAACAACCTCATGCCAATAAGGTACTCCTACTCTGACATCAAGAAAATGACCAGAGGATTCAAGGACAAATTGGGCGAAGGAGGTTATGGCTCTGTCTACAAGGGGAAACTTCGGAGTGGCCGGTTTGTGGCGATTAAGATGCTGGGTAAGTCCAAAGCTAATGGACAAGATTTTATCAATGAAGTTGGTACCATTGGAAGGATTCATCATGTCAATGTGGTGCAACTAATTGGCTACTGTGCTGAGGGATCAAAGCGTGCTCTTGTGTACGAGTTCATGTCAAATGGATCTCTTGATAAGCACATATTTCCGAAAGAAGGACTCATCTCCTTGCGTTGCAAGAGAGCTTTTGAAATTTCACTTGGTGTGGCTCGTGGTATCGATTATCTACATCAAGGATGTGACATGAAGATTTTGCACTTTGATATCAAGCCTCACAACATTCTTCTCAATGACAATTATGTTCCAAAGGTTTCTGATTTTGGCCTAGCTAGACTCTGTCCAGCAGATGATAGCAGCTTAACGTTGACCGCAGCAAGAGGAACTATTGGATACATAGCTCCTGAGTTATTCTACAAAAATATTGGAGGTGTGTCTAACAAAGCAGACATCTATAGTTTTGGAATGCTACTGATGGAAATTGCAGGCAAAAGAAAGAACCTGAACGTTGCAGCACATTCAAGCCAAATTTACTTTCCGTCATGGGTTTATGACCAATTCAGCGAAGGAAATGACATAGAAAGCGAAGGTGCCacggaagaagaaaatgaaataacaaAGAAGATGCTTATTGTTGCTCTATGGTGCATCCAAATGAAGCCTAGTGACCGTCCTGCTTCAATGAACAAAGTAGTAGAGATGCTCGAAGGAGAAATTGGGTGTCTTGAAATGCCTCCAAAGCCTTTCCTATACCCACAAGAGAAACCGGTActggatgatgaagatgattcAGAAACAACATGGTCATCAGGACCATCGAAAGATGAAGTCGAAGAGTCACAAAGTTTAATCCAAGATGCTAATGAAATAATGTAG
- the LOC137748031 gene encoding uncharacterized protein yields the protein MTRTTVVTKGKYYVQAINYDNYTIRIVDVNLREDDCSSMPHHSLTEYNNRITGYHPYSLCQITDMRDLCRIDLTVATSWPGAKDKNVSYVDIHKELVYGFELSWLQSKNRYHWSSCYIDYNTKKAACSYNSTFFLIFGKVILLVRHHAADRLRLPTT from the exons ATGACCCGGACAACTGTGGTGACCAAAG GAAAATACTATGTCCAGGCAATCAATTATGATAACTACACAATCCGAATTGTGGACGTCAATCTTCGTGAGGATGACTGCTCTTCAATGCCCCATCATTCATTGACAGAATATAATAACCGAATTACTGGATATCATCCATATAGCCTTTGTCAAATCACAG ATATGAGGGATTTGTGCCGAATAGATCTTACAGTTGCGACATCGTGGCCTGGTGCAAAGGATAAGAATGTCTCCTATGTAGACATCCACAAAGAGCTAGTCTATGGATTTGAACTTTCATGGTTGCAGAGCAAAAACAGATATCATTGGAGTAGTTGCTACATCGACTACAACACAAAGAAAGCAGCTTGTAGTTATAACAGTACgttctttcttatttttggaaaagtcATTCTCCTTGTCCG GCATCATGCAGCTGATCGTTTACGGCTACCTACTACGTga
- the LOC137748905 gene encoding rust resistance kinase Lr10-like has translation MRNSGVNSNMTIPFFILLFTVGLIINLGACQNECTEAQCGHHGPPIRFPFRLKDKQPSHCGYPGFDLSCDRSNSTVLELPVSVTLFVTSINYKSQVIQVFDPDHCVPRYLPKLNLSSSAFIFQEPYLFDYTLFNCSPAKSDLYYDSIPCLSGTSHHIFSVPSDSFVDSLPLTSCTKLYNFPFSVPYDIFEPNYFLRLEWSKPTCNRCERRGKGCRLKNNNRTNSETECFNVKQNGTVKKLVVTGAVLGSFSLVLILVGLHRVYTFDRKEKERQTMIEEFLENYRALRPTRYSYADVKRITNKFRDKLGQGTFGTVFKGKLSSEIFVAVKMLNNSKGNGEEFINEVGTLGQIHHVNVVRLVGYCADGFRRALVYEFAPNGSLQNFISSADSKNYFLGWEKLQHITLSIAKGIEYLHHGCDQRILHFDIKPHNVLLDDKFNPKISDFGLAKLCSKDQSAVSMTTARGTMGYIAPEVFSTNFGTVSYKSDVYSFGMLLLEMVGGKKNVQVPQENAGQVYFPEWIYNLLEQGDDIRIHVEGENDAKIATKLAIVGLWCIQWYPVDRPSMKAVVQMLEGEDNVKLPPNPFSPAGSVRNGITMLAKRHRQELPIISELE, from the exons ATGAGAAATTCTGGTGTAAACTCAAACATGACAATCCCTTTCTTCATCCTGTTGTTCACGGTAGGTCTCATTATTAACCTTGGAGCATGCCAAAATGAGTGCACAGAAGCACAATGCGGACACCATGGTCCGCCTATCCGATTTCCATTTCGACTCAAAGACAAACAGCCAAGCCACTGTGGCTATCCTGGATTTGATTTATCCTGCGATCGAAGCAACAGCACGGTGCTTGAGCTGCCAGTTTCCGTTACGCTCTTCGTCACTAGTATCAACTACAAATCTCAGGTGATTCAAGTATTTGATCCAGATCATTGTGTTCCTAGATACCTTCCGAAACTTAATTTATCTTCCTCTGCTTTCATATTCCAAGAGCCGTACCTGTTTGACTATACCTTATTTAATTGTTCACCAGCAAAAAGTGATCTATATTATGATTCAATCCCTTGCCTTAGTGGGACTAGCCATCACATATTTTCTGTACCTTCAGATAGTTTCGTTGACAGTCTTCCCCTTACATCTTGTACCAAGTTGTACAACTTTCCATTCAGTGTTCCATATGATATATTCGAACCAAATTATTTTCTTCGTTTGGAATGGTCCAAACCAACATGTAACCGATGTGAAAGGAGAGGTAAAGGATGTAGACTGAAGAACAACAATCGCACCAACTCCGAAACTGAATGCTTCAATGTAAAGCAAAACG GAACTGTGAAAAAACTAGTTGTTACAG GTGCAGTCCTtggttcattttcacttgtgcTGATACTTGTCGGACTCCATCGTGTATATACTTTTGACCGAAAAGAAAAGGAGCGGCAAACCATGATCGAAGAATTTTTGGAAAACTACAGAGCTCTCAGGCCTACAAGGTACTCATATGCAGATGTCAAGCGGATTACAAATAAATTTAGAGACAAGTTGGGACAGGGAACATTTGGAACAGTGTTCAAAGGAAAGCTTTCGAGTGAGATCTTTGTTGCTGTAAAGATGCTCAACAATTCCAAAGGAAATGGAGAAGAGTTTATCAATGAAGTGGGAACATTAGGTCAGATCCACCATGTTAACGTGGTTCGCTTGGTTGGATATTGTGCTGATGGATTTAGGCGAGCCTTAGTTTATGAATTTGCACCAAACGGTTCACTGCAAAATTTCATATCGTCAGCAGACAGCAAGAACTATTTCCTTGGTTGGGAGAAGCTGCAACATATTACACTCAGCATAGCCAAAGGAATTGAGTATCTTCACCACGGATGTGACCAACGAATCCTTCATTTCGATATCAAACCTCACAATGTACTCTTAGATGACAAGTTCAACCCAAAAATCTCGGATTTTGGTCTTGCCAAGTTGTGCTCCAAGGACCAAAGCGCAGTTTCCATGACAACTGCTAGGGGTACCATGGGTTACATTGCACCGGAAGTGTTCTCAACGAACTTTGGTACTGTGTCTTACAAGTCGGATGTTTACAGTTTCGGAATGTTGTTACTTGAAATGGTTGGGGGCAAGAAAAATGTTCAAGTCCCACAGGAGAATGCCGGGCAAGTTTATTTCCCCGAATGGATCTATAATCTTCTGGAACAAGGGGATGACATACGTATCCATGTTGAGGGAGAGAATGATGCTAAAATTGCCACAAAACTTGCAATTGTGGGGTTATGGTGCATCCAATGGTATCCAGTAGACCGTCCCTCAATGAAAGCTGTCGTTCAAATGTTGGAAGGAGAAGATAATGTAAAATTGCCTCCTAATCCTTTCTCCCCCGCTGGTTCAGTAAGGAACGGTATTACTATGCTTGCAAAACGCCATCGCCAAGAGTTACCAATCATCTCCGAATTAGAATGA
- the LOC137747192 gene encoding cysteine proteinase inhibitor A-like, which produces MRREDEDTNEEDKAWRNTQYVAAMAAAMVCQPQKSSSSSTGKNMKVKVHRELAAESNMAAAGIVRENEGFANSVETENLARFAIDEHNNKENALLEFVRVVHEKVRVVSGSLHHLKIEATDGGKKNVYEAKVWVKPWENFKQVQEFKLVSDS; this is translated from the exons atgagacgagaagatgaggaTACTAACGAAGAAGATAAAGCATGGCGCAACACACAGTATGTAGCAGCCATGGCTGCGGCCATGGTGTGTCAGCCACAAaagtcctcttcttcttctacagGAAAAAATATGAAAGTCAAAGTACACAGAGAGCTCGCCGCAGAATCAAATATGGCCGCAGCTGGTATAGTCCGCGAAAACGAAGGTTTCGCCAACAGCGTCGAGACCGAAAACCTCGCTCGCTTTGCCATCGATGAACACAACAACAAGGAG AATGCTTTGCTGGAGTTTGTGAGGGTAGTGCACGAAAAGGTACGAGTGGTTTCAGGCTCTCTGCACCATCTGAAAATTGAGGCCACCGATGGCGGAAAGAAGAATGTTTATGAAGCCAAGGTGTGGGTAAAGCCATGGGAGAACTTCAAGCAAGTGCAGGAGTTCAAGCTCGTTTCGGACTCCTAG
- the LOC137747191 gene encoding cysteine proteinase inhibitor 6-like, whose product MKSESHLSLLIASFFFLLLLAFSSTAEESSTRIGCGHTSHRNMATLGGVHESHGAQNSAEVEDLARFAVQEHNKKENALLEFVRVVKAKEQVVAGTLHHLTIEAIEAGKKKLYQAKVWVKPWMGFKEVQEFKHADEEETPSVTSSDLGVKQGGHPPGWQSVPPHDPQVQDAANHAVKSLQQKSNSLLPYELQEVVHAQAEVAEEHAKFNMLLKVKRGSKEEKFKAEVHKNMEGTFSLNQMEADHS is encoded by the exons ATGAAATCGGAATCTCATCTCTCACTATTAATcgcttccttcttcttcctcctcctcctcgcaTTCTCATCCACCGCCGAAGAATCATCAACCCGAATCGGCTGCGGCCACACCTCCCACCGCAACATGGCCACACTCGGCGGAGTCCACGAATCCCACGGCGCCCAAAACAGCGCCGAAGTTGAAGACCTCGCTCGCTTCGCAGTCCAAGAACACAACAAGAAGGAG AATGCTCTGCTCGAATTTGTGAGGGTTGTGAAGGCGAAAGAACAGGTGGTTGCCGGAACTCTGCACCATCTGACGATCGAGGCGATCGAGGCCGGCAAGAAGAAGCTGTACCAAGCAAAGGTGTGGGTGAAGCCTTGGATGGGCTTCAAGGAAGTGCAGGAGTTCAAGCACGCTGATGAGGAGGAAACGCCGTCGGTTACCTCTTCCGATCTTGGCGTCAAGCAAGGCGGTCATCCTCCTGGGTGGCAATCTGTGCCGCCGCATGACCCGCAGGTGCAGGATGCGGCTAACCATGCTGTTAAGTCCCTCCAGCAGAAGTCTAATTCCTTGTTGCCTTATGAGCTTCAAGAAGTTGTTCACGCTCAGGCTGAG GTGGCAGAAGAGCATGCAAAGTTTAACATGCTTCTGAAGGTGAAGAGGGGAAGCAAAGAAGAGAAGTTTAAAGCCGAAGTGCATAAGAATATGGAAGGCACCTTCAGTCTGAATCAGATGGAGGCAGATCACTCCTAA